From Coffea arabica cultivar ET-39 chromosome 2e, Coffea Arabica ET-39 HiFi, whole genome shotgun sequence, the proteins below share one genomic window:
- the LOC140037382 gene encoding late embryogenesis abundant protein At1g64065-like has protein sequence MVDGEQHATYPLAPANGYSRSHEPESDSDYSRELRQKKRMKYLLYFVAFVIFQTGVIVVFTLTIMKVRTPKFRVQSATFDNFNVGTPTNPAFDLSMNARVSIKNANFGTFKYQNTTMNFFYRGNPVGQAAIPKSSVGWRSNKKINVAVKLSSANLPTPNSQLGTDLSIRLLPLTSQAELKGKVALTFIFKKKKETQMNCSMEVAVASQQLANIVCE, from the coding sequence atggtggacggagagcaGCATGCCACATATCCGTTGGCTCCCGCAAACGGTTATAGCCGTAGCCATGAACCGGAGTCGGACTCGGACTATTCCCGGGAGCTCCGTCAGAAGAAGCGCATGAAATATTTGCTGTATTTTGTTGCATTTGTGATATTTCAAACTGGTGTCATTGTCGTTTTCACATTAACCATCATGAAAGTGAGAACTCCAAAGTTTCGGGTGCAGTCCGCCACATTTGACAATTTCAATGTGGGAACACCAACAAACCCGGCATTTGATTTGAGCATGAATGCCAGAGTCAGTATCAAGAACGCAAACTTTGGAACATTCAAGTACCAAAATACCACAATGAACTTCTTTTATAGAGGGAACCCTGTTGGGCAGGCAGCTATTCCCAAGTCAAGTGTGGGATGGAGATCTAACAAGAAGATTAACGTTGCGGTGAAACTTAGCTCCGCTAACTTACCAACGCCCAATTCTCAATTGGGAACTGATCTGAGTATTAGACTTTTGCCACTTACCAGCCAGGCTGAGTTGAAGGGCAAAGTGGCTCTCACATTCATattcaagaagaagaaagaaacacaGATGAATTGCTCCATGGAAGTTGCGGTTGCAAGTCAACAGCTTGCGAATATAGTATGCGagtga
- the LOC140037387 gene encoding uncharacterized protein, producing MYACIFVCLFPWGCHISVAVTLIVTRSFPSRKLLLTINRSGCQTLLTRLQLALVAVSREVASVHQFFSNLVFIINIVTASNKRNDELKEAQAIEVATKIANGELETGRELNQIGTLKRTGDTRWGSHLDSISSLLKMFNATCVVLSNIAVDGDIMEITHLLYIALQHKSQDILNAMHLVSSTTKLLKTFRDSGWDDFLVKVKLFCEQHQIDIPCMNAQYIARRGRSRSHHDEISVGHYYRVDIFLATIDYQLQELHSRFKDHTVELLILSTALDPRNGFMLFKIDDICKLAEKFYPNDFMEQELVRLRIELQHFELDIPNHPELQELSGINELCQGLVKTRKSVIYHVIDRLIRLVLTLPVSTATSERKRRLLKNLAVIQS from the exons ATGTATGCATGCATCTTCGTTTGTTTGTTTccatggggctgtcacatttcaGTTGCTGTAACCTTAATTGTCACAAGATCATTTCCTAGTAGAAAGCTTCTGCTAACAATTAATAGATCAGGATGCCAGACTTTATTGACACG GCTTCAACTTGCTTTAGTTGCAGTTTCTAGAGAAGTAGCTTCTGTTCACCAATTCTTCTCCAATTTAGTTTTCATTATCAACATTGTTACTGCATCTAACAAACGTAATGATGAATTAAAGGAGGCTCAAGCAATTGAAGTTGCTACTAAGATTGCTAATGGTGAACTTGAAACTGGAAGGGAGCTTAATCAAATTGGCACTTTAAAACGAACTGGAGATACTCGTTGGGGTTCTCATTTGGATTCTATTTCTAGTTTACTGAAAATGTTCAATGCTACTTGTGTGGTTTTAAGTAACATTGCAGTAGATGGAG ACATTATGGAAATTACTCATCTTCTTTATATAGCATTACAACATAAATCTCAAGATATTTTGAATGCAATGCATCTTGTCTCAAGCACAACAAAGCTACTGAAGACTTTTCGAGATTCGGGATGGGATGATTTCTTGGTGAAAGTTAAATTATTTTGTGAGCAACATCAAATTGATATCCCATGTATGAATGCTCAATATATTGCAAGACGTGGTAGATCTCGAAGTCATCATGATGAGATTAGTGTGGGGCATTATTATCGAGTGGATATATTTCTTGCAACAATTGATTATCAATTGCAAGAGTTACATAGCAGGTTTAAGGATCATACCGTGGAATTGCTTATTTTGAGCACTGCTTTAGATCCTAGAAATGGATTTATGCTGTTCAAGATTGATGATATTTGTAAACTTGCAGAGAAGTTCTATCCAaatgattttatggagcaagaaCTAGTACGTCTAAGAATAGAACTTCAACATTTTGAGCTCGACATTCCAAATCATCCTGAATTGCAAGAATTATCTGGTATTAATGAGTTATGTCAAGGCTTGGTGAAGACAAGAAAATCAGTGATATATCATGTTATTGATAGATTGATTCGACTTGTTCTTACTCTTCCTGTATCAACTGCAACTTCAGAGCGg AAAAGAAGGTTGCTGAAAAATTTAGCAGTGATTCAAtcatag
- the LOC140036494 gene encoding late embryogenesis abundant protein At1g64065-like, translating to MPSSPYTGHANQAKHDIESSELRKKKRMKCLAYVAAFAVFQTAVILIFVLTIMKVRTPKFRVRSADFVESFQVGNPATPSFSFRMDAELGVKNANFGNYKFQNSSIFFLYGDTEVGEAAVSKSKAGWRSTKKFHVSVDLSSKGLPSNSQLGNDLRSGVLNLRSQSRLDGKVELLFIFKKKKSVNMDCTLTIGVAEKKVRQISCK from the coding sequence ATGCCTTCATCACCTTATACTGGTCATGCAAACCAAGCCAAGCACGACATCGAGTCCAGCGAGCTGCGCAAGAAGAAGCGCATGAAATGTTTGGCTTACGTTGCTGCCTTTGCCGTGTTTCAAACAGCCGTCATATTGATTTTTGTGCTCACCATTATGAAAGTAAGAACTCCTAAGTTCCGGGTGCGGTCCGCCGATTTCGTTGAGTCCTTCCAAGTTGGGAACCCCGCAACCCCTTCCTTCAGTTTCAGGATGGATGCTGAACTGGGTGTCAAGAACGCCAATTTTGGAAACTACAAGTTCCAAAATAGTAGCATTTTTTTCTTATACGGTGACACCGAGGTCGGGGAAGCCGCTGTCAGCAAGTCAAAAGCCGGGTGGCGATCCACCAAGAAGTTTCATGTTTCGGTGGACCTGTCGTCAAAGGGTTTGCCTAGCAACTCACAACTGGGAAATGATCTGAGGTCTGGGGTATTGAACTTACGCAGCCAGTCCAGGTTGGATGGAAAGGTTGAGCTGTTGTTCAtcttcaagaagaagaaatccGTAAACATGGATTGCACCCTCACCATTGGTGTGGCAGAGAAAAAAGTTCGACAAATTAGCTGCAAGTGA
- the LOC113729986 gene encoding ABC transporter G family member 4-like: MEVETPVPSPPLRTYKLTASSISYAKSTASSNIPPAAVLFKPCVSSPPTYILRDVSLSAYPSQILAIVGPSGAGKSTLLDILAARTCPTGGTLLLNSKPLNPSAYRKLSAYVPQHDPCLPELTVSETFAFAARLLNPPTCEIPGIVESLMAELRLTHLAHTRLAHGLSGGERRRVSIGLCLLHDPAVLLLDEPTSGLDSNSAFKVMQTLRSITDSRHRTVILSIHQPSFKILSTIDNILLLSKGTVVHQGTLSSLEAFLLSNGFTVPPQLNALEYAMEILHQLHKNTKPADTDQPMLPPSPSNYNVEVVRYRSSRVHEIVVLYQRFWKIIFRTKQLLVTNTFQALGVGLVLGTIYMNIGFDKAGIEKRLGLFAFTLTFLLSSTTETLPIFINERPILLRETSSGVYRLSSYLVANTLVFLPYLLAIAIVYSTSVYFLVGLCATWQAFAYFVLVIWVIVLMANSFVLFLSSVTPNYLAGTSQVTVLLAGFFLFSGYFISKDSLPKFWLGMHYFSMYKYALDALLINEYSCLISRCLIWYDENKTCMVTGRDVLDKRGLHERQLWTNVYILIGFFAFYRLLCLIVLLRRVSRSKK, encoded by the coding sequence ATGGAAGTAGAAACCCCAGTTCCCTCCCCGCCTCTCAGAACTTACAAGCTCACGGCTTCCTCAATTTCCTACGCCAAAAGCACCGCATCCAGCAATATCCCACCAGCCGCCGTCCTCTTCAAACCCTGCGTTTCTTCTCCCCCAACTTACATATTACGAGACGTCTCTCTTTCCGCATATCCATCCCAAATCCTTGCAATTGTTGGGCCAAGCGGCGCCGGAAAATCCACCCTGCTTGACATTTTAGCCGCCCGAACATGTCCTACCGGCGGCACTCTCCTTCTAAATTCAAAGCCACTCAACCCTTCCGCCTACAGAAAGCTTTCCGCTTACGTCCCTCAGCACGATCCATGCCTGCCTGAGCTCACCGTCTCCGAGACTTTCGCCTTCGCTGCTCGCCTCCTCAACCCACCAACATGCGAAATTCCGGGAATTGTGGAGTCCCTCATGGCGGAGCTGAGGCTAACTCACCTGGCCCACACCCGGTTAGCTCACGGTCTATCGGGCGGAGAACGTCGACGGGTTTCCATAGGCCTTTGCCTCCTCCACGACCCTGCCGTCTTACTCCTGGACGAACCAACATCCGGGCTTGATAGTAACTCAGCTTTCAAAGTAATGCAGACCCTCAGATCAATCACCGACTCGCGTCACCGCACTGTGATCTTATCCATTCACCAACCCAGTTTCAAGATTCTCTCTACCATCGATAACATCCTCTTATTATCAAAAGGAACAGTCGTGCACCAGGGTACGCTCTCTTCCCTCGAAGCCTTTTTGCTGTCCAATGGGTTCACCGTCCCGCCACAGTTGAATGCGCTGGAGTATGCCATGGAAATTTTGCATCAGCTCCATAAGAACACTAAACCCGCCGACACAGATCAGCCAATGCTTCCTCCGTCACCTTCTAATTATAACGTCGAGGTCGTCCGATATAGGAGCTCAAGAGTGCACGAAATAGTCGTTCTGTATCAGAGATTTTGGAAGATCATTTTCAGGACGAAACAGCTTCTGGTGACTAACACGTTTCAAGCTCTAGGGGTTGGTCTTGTTTTGGGAACAATCTACATGAACATAGGGTTCGATAAGGCCGGTATCGAGAAGAGATTAGGACTCTTTGCCTTCACTCTCACGTTCCTTCTCTCCTCCACAACTGAAACTCTTCCGATCTTCATCAACGAAAGGCCCATTCTCCTAAGAGAAACTTCCAGTGGGGTTTACAGGTTGTCATCCTACCTTGTGGCCAACACGCTAGTCTTCCTGCCCTACCTTCTTGCCATAGCTATTGTGTACTCGACTTCGGTTTATTTCTTGGTGGGGCTTTGTGCTACGTGGCAAGCTTTCGCATACTTTGTCTTAGTCATTTGGGTCATAGTTCTGATGGCCAACTCTTTTGTTCTCTTTTTAAGCTCCGTGACGCCGAATTATCTCGCCGGAACATCACAGGTAACGGTGCTTCTCGCCgggtttttcctcttttccggCTACTTTATCTCTAAAGATAGCCTGCCCAAATTCTGGCTGGGCATGCATTACTTTTCCATGTACAAGTATGCCCTTGATGCACTGCTGATCAACGAGTACTCTTGTCTGATATCAAGATGCCTGATATGGTACGATGAAAACAAGACATGCATGGTCACAGGACGTGATGTGCTGGATAAAAGAGGGCTCCATGAAAGGCAGCTATGGACAAACGTTTACATCTTGATTGGGTTCTTTGCTTTTTATCGGCTactttgtttgattgttttactCAGAAGGGTTTCCAGGTCCAAGAAATGA
- the LOC113729987 gene encoding UDP-glycosyltransferase 88B1-like, whose protein sequence is MASNRTIVLYPSPGMGHLVSMVELGKFTLNHHPGLAVTVLVVNPPYNTAASTAAYMNRISATTPSITFHHLPSPPLDPDSYPSIEALHFELLRLSNPHVHQALHSISLTAGISAFIIDFFCTCALSVATNLGIPTYYFFTSGANGLALFLYLPTLHQSTNKSYKDLDELLHAPDLLPIPPRDMPVPLLERTSPEYAFFLDATTQLVKSSGILVNTFESLEHNILKSISHGKYVPDGPTPPVFSLGPLIASDNGKGGGAAGVHECLKWLDMQPSRSVVFLCFGSVGRFPAEQLKEIAIGLERSEQKFLWVVRSPPSEDKTSRFQTPPAPDLDLLLPHGFLDRTKDRGFVVSSWAPQVDVLNHGSVGGFVTHCGWNSVLEAVRAGVPMVGWPLYAEQKLNKLFLVEEMKLALPMDESTEGGFVKAAEIEKRVRGLMDSEEGKVIRQRAQAKKEEAKQAMADGGSSTVALAKLVESWRKLE, encoded by the coding sequence ATGGCGAGTAATCGTACTATAGTTCTGTATCCATCTCCAGGCATGGGTCACCTGGTTTCCATGGTGGAGCTGGGTAAGTTCACTCTCAACCACCACCCTGGATTGGCTGTTACTGTTCTCGTGGTGAACCCGCCATACAACACTGCAGCCTCCACTGCTGCTTACATGAATCGCATTTCTGCCACCACCCCTTCCATCACTTTCCACCACCTGCCCTCTCCGCCTCTTGACCCTGACTCTTACCCCTCCATAGAAGCTCTCCACTTCGAGCTCCTTCGACTCAGCAACCCTCATGTTCACCAAGCTCTGCACTCCATCTCCTTGACAGCTGGAATCTCTGCATTCATCATCGacttcttttgcacttgtgcCCTCTCTGTTGCTACCAACCTTGGAATCCCGACTTATTACTTCTTCACTTCTGGCGCTAATGGTCTCGCTCTCTTCCTTTACTTACCCACGCTCCACCAATCAACAAACAAAAGCTATAAAGACCTGGACGAACTTTTACATGCTCCTGATTTACTTCCAATACCACCACGAGACATGCCAGTTCCTTTGCTGGAAAGAACGTCTCCTGAGtatgcatttttcttagatGCTACGACGCAATTGGTAAAATCGTCCGGGATCCTAGTCAACACGTTCGAATCGCTCGAACATAACATCTTGAAATCAATCTCTCATGGAAAGTATGTTCCGGATGGCCCCACTCCGCCTGTTTTCAGCTTAGGACCTCTGATTGCATCAGACAACGGGAAAGGTGGAGGTGCAGCAGGTGTGCATGAATGTTTGAAATGGCTGGATATGCAACCAAGTCGAAGCGTTGTATTCTTGTGCTTTGGGAGCGTGGGTCGATTTCCAGCTGAGCAACTGAAAGAGATAGCCATCGGGTTGGAGAGGAGCGAGCAAAAGTTCCTGTGGGTGGTGCGCAGTCCGCCTTCTGAGGACAAAACCAGCCGCTTTCAAACTCCACCCGCCCCAGATCTGGATTTGTTGCTTCCCCACGGGTTTTTGGACCGGACAAAGGATAGGGGTTTCGTGGTGAGTTCTTGGGCACCGCAGGTGGATGTGTTGAATCATGGGTCGGTGGGTGGGTTTGTGACCCACTGTGGGTGGAACTCAGTGTTGGAAGCAGTCCGTGCGGGTGTGCCTATGGTGGGGTGGCCACTTTATGCTGAGCAGAAGCTGAATAAGCTGTTCTTAGTTGAGGAGATGAAGTTGGCCTTACCAATGGATGAAAGTACGGAAGGTGGGTTCGTGAAAGCGGCTGAAATCGAGAAGCGAGTTAGGGGGTTGATGGATTCGGAGGAAGGAAAGGTGATCAGGCAAAGAGCCCAGGCAAAGAAAGAGGAAGCGAAGCAAGCAATGGCTGATGGGGGCTCATCCACTGTGGCATTGGCCAAATTGGTAGAATCCTGGAGGAAGCTGGAGTAA
- the LOC113729988 gene encoding UDP-glycosyltransferase 88B1-like, whose product MGSNPTIVLYPSPGMGHLVSMVELGKFTLNHHPGLAVTILVVNPPYNTAASTAAYMNRISATTPSITFHHLPSPPLDPDSYPSLEALHFELLRLSNPHVHQALQSISLTAGISAFIIDFFCTCALSVATNLGIPTYYFFTSGANCLALLLYLPTLHQSTNKSFKDLDELLHVPDLLPIPPRDMLVPLLERTSPEYAFFLDVATQLAKSSGILVNTFESLEPSILKSIADGKYVPDGPTPPVFSLGPLIASDNGKGGGAAGVHECLKWLDMQPSRSVVFLCFGSVGQFPAEQLKEIAIGLERSEQKFLWVVRSPPSEDKTSRFQTPPAPDLDLLLPHGFLDRTKGRGFVVSSWAPQVDVLNHGSVGGFVTHCGWNSVLEAVCAGVPMVGWPLYAEQKLNRLFLVEEMKLALPMDESTEGGFVKAAEIEKRVRGLMDSEEGKVIRETAQAKKEEAKQAMADGGSSIVALAKLVESWRKLE is encoded by the coding sequence atggggaGCAATCCTACAATAGTTCTGTATCCATCTCCAGGCATGGGTCACCTGGTTTCCATGGTGGAGTTGGGTAAGTTCACTCTCAACCACCACCCTGGATTGGCTGTTACTATTCTCGTTGTGAACCCGCCATACAACACCGCAGCCTCCACTGCTGCTTACATGAATCGCATTTCTGCCACCACCCCTTCCATCACTTTCCACCACCTGCCCTCTCCGCCTCTTGACCCTGACTCTTACCCCTCCTTGGAAGCTCTCCACTTCGAGCTCCTTCGACTCAGCAACCCTCATGTTCACCAAGCTCTGCAGTCCATCTCCTTGACAGCTGGAATCTCTGCATTCATCATCGACTTCTTTTGCACCTGTGCCCTCTCTGTTGCTACCAACCTTGGAATCCCGACTTATTACTTCTTCACTTCCGGCGCTAATTGTCTCGCTCTCCTCCTTTACTTACCCACGCTCCACCAATCAACAAACAAAAGCTTTAAAGACCTGGACGAACTTTTACATGTTCCTGATTTACTGCCGATACCACCACGAGACATGTTAGTCCCTTTGCTGGAAAGAACGTCTCCTGAGtatgcatttttcttagatGTTGCGACGCAATTGGCAAAATCGTCCGGGATCCTAGTCAACACGTTCGAATCGCTCGAACCTAGCATCTTGAAATCAATCGCTGATGGAAAGTATGTTCCGGATGGCCCCACTCCGCCTGTTTTCAGCTTAGGACCTCTGATTGCATCAGACAACGGGAAAGGTGGAGGTGCAGCAGGTGTGCATGAATGTTTGAAATGGCTGGATATGCAACCAAGTCGAAGCGTTGTATTCTTGTGCTTTGGGAGCGTGGGTCAATTTCCAGCTGAGCAACTGAAAGAGATAGCCATCGGGTTGGAGAGGAGCGAGCAAAAGTTCCTGTGGGTGGTGCGCAGTCCGCCTTCTGAGGACAAAACCAGCCGCTTTCAAACTCCACCCGCCCCAGATCTGGATTTGTTGCTTCCCCACGGGTTTTTGGACCGGACAAAGGGTAGGGGTTTCGTGGTGAGTTCTTGGGCGCCGCAGGTGGATGTGTTGAATCATGGGTCGGTGGGTGGGTTTGTGACCCACTGTGGGTGGAACTCAGTGTTGGAAGCAGTCTGTGCGGGTGTGCCTATGGTGGGGTGGCCACTTTATGCTGAGCAGAAGCTGAATAGGCTGTTCTTAGTTGAGGAGATGAAGTTGGCCTTACCAATGGATGAAAGTACGGAAGGTGGGTTCGTGAAAGCGGCTGAAATCGAGAAGCGAGTTAGGGGGTTGATGGATTCGGAGGAAGGAAAGGTGATCAGGGAAACAGCCCAGGCAAAGAAGGAGgaagcaaagcaagcaatgGCTGATGGGGGCTCATCCATTGTGGCATTGGCCAAATTGGTAGAATCCTGGAGGAAGCTGGAGTAA